A genomic window from Microbacterium sp. H1-D42 includes:
- a CDS encoding heme-copper oxidase subunit III: MFFAGLFAIYFTLRSTSPAMWAEETELLNVTFAAVNTAILVASSFTCQMGVFAAEDLQPYRIAKGQLNLAGRRRLFGWGMVEWFWLTFALGAIFVSGQVWEYAQLVAEGLPISANSYASAFYITTGFHALHVTGGLIAFVLVIGRAYAVKNFGHKEATSSIVVSYYWHFVDVVWVALFFVIYFLK; this comes from the coding sequence ATGTTCTTCGCGGGACTCTTCGCGATCTACTTCACCCTGCGCAGCACCTCCCCCGCAATGTGGGCAGAGGAGACCGAACTCCTGAACGTGACGTTCGCCGCGGTGAACACCGCGATCCTCGTCGCATCGTCGTTCACATGCCAGATGGGCGTGTTCGCCGCAGAGGACCTGCAGCCGTACCGCATCGCCAAGGGCCAGCTGAACCTGGCCGGCCGCCGTCGCCTGTTCGGCTGGGGCATGGTCGAGTGGTTCTGGCTCACCTTCGCCCTCGGTGCGATCTTCGTCAGCGGCCAGGTCTGGGAGTACGCCCAGCTCGTCGCCGAGGGTCTGCCGATCAGCGCGAACTCCTACGCCTCGGCGTTCTACATCACCACCGGCTTCCACGCCCTGCACGTCACGGGTGGCCTCATCGCCTTCGTGCTCGTGATCGGGCGCGCGTACGCGGTCAAGAACTTCGGCCACAAGGAGGCGACCTCCTCGATCGTCGTGTCGTACTACTGGCACTTCGTCGACGTCGTCTGGGTGGCCCTGTTCTTCGTCATCTACTTCCTGAAATAA
- the trpD gene encoding anthranilate phosphoribosyltransferase, giving the protein MADSLTWPDLLTTLLQRRDLSVWESTWAMRQVMQGKVSDAQLAGFLIALRAKGETIDEVVGFRDAILEAAVPLPVSSDVLDIVGTGGDRVGTVNVSTTAAVIVGSIGVPVVKHGNRAASSSSGASDVLAALGLDISLDPQRVASVLERTGITFAWAAAFHPGFKHASGARAALAVPTVFNMLGPLCNPARAEANAVGVAQIDRVPLITGVFRTRGATALVFRGDDGLDELTTTGHSRIWEVARGDIHEHDLDPRDIGIPLADLSDLLGGSPEHNAAILRRTLGGESGAVRDIVLLNAAAGIVAYELSHDSTLTQVPIVERLRDGYARAAAAVDDGRAAAKLEEWITVTRESQPI; this is encoded by the coding sequence ATGGCTGACTCCCTCACCTGGCCCGATCTGCTCACCACGCTGCTGCAGCGACGCGACCTCAGTGTGTGGGAGTCGACGTGGGCGATGCGCCAGGTGATGCAGGGCAAGGTGTCCGACGCCCAGCTGGCCGGCTTCCTGATCGCGCTGCGCGCGAAGGGCGAGACGATCGACGAGGTGGTCGGCTTCCGTGATGCCATCCTCGAGGCGGCGGTGCCGCTGCCCGTGTCGTCCGACGTGCTCGACATCGTCGGCACCGGCGGGGACCGCGTCGGCACGGTCAACGTCTCGACGACTGCGGCAGTGATCGTCGGCTCCATCGGCGTTCCCGTCGTCAAGCACGGCAACAGGGCGGCGAGTTCGTCCTCTGGGGCCTCCGACGTGCTCGCGGCTCTCGGGCTTGACATCTCCCTTGACCCTCAGCGCGTGGCATCCGTTCTGGAACGCACCGGCATCACCTTCGCGTGGGCCGCGGCATTCCACCCCGGCTTCAAGCACGCCTCTGGTGCTCGCGCGGCCCTCGCGGTGCCGACCGTCTTCAACATGCTCGGTCCGCTGTGCAACCCGGCGCGCGCCGAGGCCAATGCCGTCGGCGTGGCCCAGATCGATCGGGTGCCGCTGATCACCGGCGTCTTCCGCACACGCGGCGCCACAGCGCTGGTCTTCCGCGGCGACGACGGACTGGACGAGCTCACCACGACGGGGCACAGCAGGATCTGGGAGGTCGCCCGCGGCGACATCCACGAGCACGATCTGGATCCGCGCGACATCGGCATCCCGCTGGCTGATCTGTCTGACCTGCTGGGCGGTTCGCCGGAGCACAACGCGGCCATCCTGCGTCGCACGCTGGGGGGTGAGTCCGGAGCTGTCAGGGACATCGTGCTGCTGAACGCCGCCGCAGGGATCGTCGCCTACGAGCTCTCCCACGACTCGACGCTCACCCAGGTGCCGATCGTCGAGCGCCTGCGAGACGGATACGCGCGTGCCGCGGCCGCCGTGGACGACGGTCGCGCTGCGGCGAAGCTCGAGGAGTGGATCACGGTGACGCGGGAGTCGCAGCCGATCTGA